DNA from Candidatus Methylomirabilota bacterium:
CTGTCCGCCCTCGGGCCGGGTGGGCTCTCCCGGGAGCGGGCCGGGTTCGAGGTACGAGACGTCCATCCCACCCATTACGGACGGATGTGTCCTATCGAAACCCCGGAGGGGCCGAACGTCGGGTTGATTTCCTCCCTCTCCACGTATGGCCGGGTCAATGAATTCGGCTTCATCGAAACGCCGTACCGGAAAGTCCGCGATGGCCGGGTCACGGACGAGATCGAGTATCTGACGGCCGATGTCGATGAGCGGTCCATCATCGCCCAGGCCAATGCCCAAACCGATGCCCGCGGCCGGTTAACGAATGAACGAGTGCAGGCTCGTATCGGTGGCAACTTCATCATGGCTCCACGCGAGAAGGTTGCCTTCATGGACGTTTCCCCCAAGCAGTTGGTGGGGGTCTCTAGCGCCCTCATCCCCTTCCTCGAGCATGACGATGCCAATCGGGCCCTCATGGGGGCAAATATGCAGCGGCAGGCGGTCCCCCTCCTCCGGCCCACCGCTCCGATCGTAGGCACGGGGATGGAGTCGGTGGCGGCGCAGGACTCAGGAGCGGTGGTGATGGCCCGGCGGTCAGGGGTGGTGGAATCCGTCTCGGCGAATCGGGTTATCATCCGCGTAGACGGGGATCGGCAGGAAAAGCTTGTGGTTTCCAATATCGACATCTACGCCCTGCTGAAGTTCGAGCGGAGCAATCAGAATACCTGTATCAACCAGAATCCTGTCGTGAAGGTGGGCCAACGGGTGAAGAAGGGGCAGGTCATTGCGGACGGTCCCGCGACCCAGAACGGTGAGCTCGCGTTGGGGCAGAATGTGCTGGTTGCCTTCATGCCCTGGGGTGGCTATAACTTCGAGGACGCCATCCTGATCAGCGAGCGCTTGCTAAAAGATGACCGGTACACCTCCATCCATATCGAAGAGTTTGAAATCGAGGCCAGGGATACGAAGCTGGGGAAGGAGGACATTACCCGGGATATCCCCAATGTCGGCGAGGAGGCGTTGAAAGATCTGGACGAGAGTGGAATCGTCCGGATCGGGGCCGAGGTGAGGCCTGGAGATATCCTGATAGGGAAGGTCACCCCGAAGGGGGAGACGATGCTAACGCCGGAAGAGCGCCTGCTTCGCGCCATCTTCGGTGAAAAGGCTGAGGATGTCCGGGACGCCTCGCTCTATGTCCCACCGGGGATCCATGGCACCGTGGTGGAGGTGAAAGTCTTCTGTCGAAAGGGGGTGGACAAGGACGAGCGCGCCAAGTCGATCGAAGATGAGGAGATCGGCCGACTGCAGAAAGACTTCGACGACGAGATCACCATTATCGGTAACGAGCGCGACCGGCAGGTTCGGGGTCTCCTCACCGGCCGGATCGTGGGGAAGGATGTGAAGGCGAGAGGAAGCCGGAAGGTTCTAGTTCCGAAGCGCAAGAAGCTGACAGCAGAACTGCTCGATAGCTTTGGTGTGTGGGAACTCCAGGAAATCGCCAATGTCTTACCCGAAGAGATGGCCCGAGAGGTGGAGCAGGTGGTTACCACGGCCGATAATCAGATTCACGTGCTGCAGACCCTGTTGGATAATCGGATTGCCCGTCTCCGGAAGGGGGATGAACTCGCCCCGGGCGTCTTCAAAATGGTGAAGATTTATGTGGCGATGAAACGGAAGCTCTCGGTCGGGGACAAGATGGCCGGCCGTCATGGCAATAAAGGGGTCATCTCCAAAATTCTCCCCGAAGAGGACATGCCCTATCTCCCCGACGGGACCCCGATAGAGGTGGTCCTCAATCCGTTAGGCGTGCCTTCCCGCATGAACGTTGGGCAGATCCTGGAGACCCACGTGGGCTGGGCCGCGAAAGCGCTGGGCCTCACTGTGGACTCCCCCGTCTTCGACGGCCCGTCGGAGAAGCAGATTAAGGACCTTTTGAAGAAAGCGGGCCTGCCCGAATCTGGGAAGACCGTCCTTTACGATGGGCGGACGGGCAAACCGTTTCATCAACCGGTCACCGCTGGATACTTGTACCTGATGAAGCTGGCCCATTTGGTGGAGGATAAGATCCATGCCCGTTCCATCGGTCCCTATTCCCTCGTCACTCAGCAGCCGTTGGGAGGCAAGGCGCAGTTCGGCGGTCAGCGCTTTGGGGAAATGGAGGTCTGGGCGCTGGAGGCGTATGGGGCGGCCCATACGCTGCAAGAAGTCTTGACCGTCAAGTCCGATGACGTGGTGGGGCGGACGAAGATGTACGAATCGATCGTCAAGGGGGACTGCACATTGGAACCAGGACTGCCAGAGTCCTTTAATGTCTTGGTCAAGGAACTGCAGAGCCTTTGCCTGGATGTGGATCTGGTCACGGACAAGAGTTGAACGGGGGGCTTTAAGTGGGGTCGCACAGGATCAGGTCAGGGCTCGGCTGCTCCTGCTCGGTTCCCGACGCCTGATCCGTAAGTGCTACGCACGATAAAGGGAGGAGAAGCGAGTGGATAAGTTTTTCGGGTTTTTCGACGAAAAGCCCATCGACCCTACGAGTTTCAAGGGCATCCGGATTGGGCTGGCTTCGCCAGAGAAGATCCGTTCCTGGTCCCATGGCGAGGTAAAGAAGCCGGAGACGATCAACTACCGGACTTTCAAGCCGGAGCGGGACGGGCTCTTCTGCGCCAAGATCTTCGGCCCCACCAAGGACTGGGAGTGTAACTGTGGCAAGTTTAAGGGGATCAAGCATCGAAACGTCGTCTGTGATAAGTGCGGGGTAGAGGTCATCCGGTCCAAGGTGCGGCGCCAGCGCCTGGGACATATCGAGCTGGCCTCCCCCGTCGTCCATATTTGGTTCTTTAAATCGATTCCCTCACGGATCGGCTATCTCCTGAACATGTCCCTTCGAGATCTGGAGAAGGTCCTCTACTTCGAGGAGTATGTGGTTATGGATCCGGGGAACACCCCCCTCAAGCTCAATGAACTCCTGAACGAGGACCGGTATCGGAAGCTCCAGGAAGAGTACGGGGATGGTTTTAAGGTGGGATTGGGGGCCGAGGCCATTCGGACCATCATGAGGCGGTTGGACATTCGGAAGCTGGCAGAGGAGTTGCGGGCCAAGATGCAGCAGGAGACCTCCCAGCAGGCCCGGAAGAAAATCGTGAAGCGTCTCCGGATCATGGATGCCTTCCTGACATCGGGGAACAAGGCCGAGTGGATGATCCTCGAGGTGATCCCAGTGCTCCCTCCGGAACTCAGGCCTTTGGTTCCGCTGGATGGGGGCCGTTTTGCCACATCCGATCTGAACGACCTCTACCGTCGGGTCATCAACCGGAATAATCGGTTGAAGCGACTCATGGAGCTTCGGGCCCCCGATATCATCATCCGCAATGAAAAGCGGATGCTCCAAGAGGCAGTGGACGCCCTTTTCGACAACGGGAGGCGAGGGCGGGCCTTGAAGGGTCAGAACAATCGTCCGCTCAAGTCCCTCTCCGATATGCTGAAGGGGAAGCAGGGCCGGTTTCGCCAGAACCTCTT
Protein-coding regions in this window:
- the rpoB gene encoding DNA-directed RNA polymerase subunit beta codes for the protein MAVAKTKGVEQRTSFAKFPEIIAIPNLIDIQRRSFLQFLQMEEPSERRDETGLQGVFRSVFPISDYDDSASLEFVKYDFGEPKYTPEECREKGMTFSVPLKVTLRLVVWEKSGNGSRGIRDVKEQEVYLGEMPLMSQHGTFTINGTERVVVSQLHRSPGAFFDHDAGKTHSSGKILHHARLIPYRGSWLEFEFDANDILHVRVDRRRKFFVTILLRAIGYGSNEEIFSLFYERDTVRFDGSRNQVLEGLSPGWRTAKDLTDPKGKEVVLHRGKRISAAALKELQTARVKEVPIYREDLVGRILAVDVVDQQTGEVLAEAKDKIDEKTLGKFADRGVRKIHLLRGGGEREVFEMRETILRDPTRSAEDALVEIYRRMRPGDPPTLESARTLLHNMFFNPRRYDLSKVGRFKLNSKLGMETPLDVRVLQKGDIVAVVQYLLNLRHGEGHVDDIDHLGNRRVRSAGELLEEQFRIGLSRMERAVRERMSTQDVETLMPHDLVNAKPVSAALKEFFGSSQLSQFMDQTNPLAELTHKRRLSALGPGGLSRERAGFEVRDVHPTHYGRMCPIETPEGPNVGLISSLSTYGRVNEFGFIETPYRKVRDGRVTDEIEYLTADVDERSIIAQANAQTDARGRLTNERVQARIGGNFIMAPREKVAFMDVSPKQLVGVSSALIPFLEHDDANRALMGANMQRQAVPLLRPTAPIVGTGMESVAAQDSGAVVMARRSGVVESVSANRVIIRVDGDRQEKLVVSNIDIYALLKFERSNQNTCINQNPVVKVGQRVKKGQVIADGPATQNGELALGQNVLVAFMPWGGYNFEDAILISERLLKDDRYTSIHIEEFEIEARDTKLGKEDITRDIPNVGEEALKDLDESGIVRIGAEVRPGDILIGKVTPKGETMLTPEERLLRAIFGEKAEDVRDASLYVPPGIHGTVVEVKVFCRKGVDKDERAKSIEDEEIGRLQKDFDDEITIIGNERDRQVRGLLTGRIVGKDVKARGSRKVLVPKRKKLTAELLDSFGVWELQEIANVLPEEMAREVEQVVTTADNQIHVLQTLLDNRIARLRKGDELAPGVFKMVKIYVAMKRKLSVGDKMAGRHGNKGVISKILPEEDMPYLPDGTPIEVVLNPLGVPSRMNVGQILETHVGWAAKALGLTVDSPVFDGPSEKQIKDLLKKAGLPESGKTVLYDGRTGKPFHQPVTAGYLYLMKLAHLVEDKIHARSIGPYSLVTQQPLGGKAQFGGQRFGEMEVWALEAYGAAHTLQEVLTVKSDDVVGRTKMYESIVKGDCTLEPGLPESFNVLVKELQSLCLDVDLVTDKS